A window of the Haloarcula litorea genome harbors these coding sequences:
- a CDS encoding amidohydrolase, producing MADRVFTNCEVRPRPGSGETARAVAVTGDRIAAVGDPDEIAPASAERVDCGGGVLLPGFVDAHTHLDVVGRRAVEADLGGADGPDDCVHRLLAADDGDGWLLGFGYDEGEWGGRRLRAADLDAASTERPVAAFREDLHTVSVNHAALDRLDLPESGVEREDGAPTGVLVEEAAEAVLDAVAPDREQTREYLLAAQEVALAEGVTAVHDMVRRSHAPRVYRDLDLSGDLALRVRLNYWRDHLDAVREVGLSTNHGSERVRTGAIKTFVDGALGSSTARLREPYSDGGDEDVGEWRLPPAELRELVAEVADADLQLAAHAIGDAAVEVVLETVADAAGDDAAAARHRVEHAEVLTGDLVERLADSDLVVSAQPNFHRWAAPDGLYADRLGDRRVETNRFRDLLDAGATLAFGSDCMPLGPLYGIERAVTAPGPGQRLTVGEAVRAYTHGGAVAGFDEDRLGTVEPGKLADFAVLAESPWAVGDDAIADVDVTLTVSGGEVVFDDRP from the coding sequence CCGAGCCGTCGCCGTCACCGGCGATCGGATCGCCGCCGTCGGCGACCCGGACGAGATCGCACCGGCGAGCGCCGAGCGCGTCGACTGCGGCGGCGGGGTCCTCCTGCCGGGCTTCGTCGACGCCCACACCCACCTCGACGTGGTGGGGCGCAGGGCCGTCGAGGCCGACCTCGGCGGGGCCGACGGGCCGGACGACTGCGTCCACCGCCTCCTGGCGGCCGACGACGGCGACGGCTGGCTGCTGGGGTTCGGCTACGACGAGGGCGAGTGGGGCGGCCGGCGGCTCCGTGCCGCCGACCTCGACGCGGCGAGCACCGAGCGGCCGGTGGCGGCGTTCCGCGAGGACCTCCACACGGTGTCGGTCAACCACGCCGCGCTGGATCGGCTGGACCTCCCGGAGAGCGGCGTCGAGCGCGAGGACGGCGCGCCGACGGGCGTGCTCGTCGAGGAAGCCGCCGAGGCCGTCCTAGACGCCGTCGCGCCCGACCGCGAGCAGACCCGCGAGTACCTGCTGGCAGCCCAGGAGGTGGCACTCGCCGAGGGCGTCACGGCGGTCCACGACATGGTCCGGCGCTCGCACGCGCCGCGGGTGTACCGGGACCTCGATCTGAGTGGGGACCTCGCGTTGCGGGTCCGGCTGAACTACTGGCGGGACCACCTCGACGCCGTCCGCGAGGTGGGGCTGTCGACGAACCACGGGAGCGAGCGGGTCCGCACCGGCGCGATCAAGACGTTCGTCGACGGGGCACTCGGGTCGAGCACCGCCCGCCTGCGCGAGCCCTACAGCGACGGCGGCGACGAGGACGTCGGCGAGTGGCGACTCCCGCCCGCGGAGCTCCGGGAGCTGGTCGCCGAGGTGGCCGACGCCGACCTGCAACTGGCCGCCCACGCCATCGGCGACGCGGCCGTCGAGGTGGTACTGGAGACGGTAGCGGACGCCGCTGGCGACGACGCGGCGGCCGCGCGCCACCGGGTCGAACACGCCGAGGTACTGACCGGCGACCTGGTCGAGCGGCTGGCCGACAGCGACCTCGTGGTCTCCGCCCAGCCGAACTTCCACCGGTGGGCCGCGCCGGACGGCCTCTACGCCGACCGGCTCGGCGACCGGCGCGTCGAGACCAACCGCTTCCGGGACCTGCTGGACGCCGGCGCGACGCTGGCCTTCGGCAGCGACTGTATGCCGCTGGGACCGCTGTACGGGATCGAACGCGCCGTCACGGCCCCCGGGCCGGGCCAGCGACTCACCGTGGGCGAGGCGGTTCGTGCCTACACTCACGGCGGGGCCGTCGCGGGCTTCGACGAGGACCGGCTGGGGACCGTCGAGCCGGGGAAGCTGGCCGACTTCGCGGTGCTGGCCGAGTCGCCGTGGGCCGTCGGCGACGACGCCATCGCCGACGTCGACGTGACGCTGACCGTCTCCGGCGGCGAGGTCGTGTTCGACGACCGGCCCTGA